From Humibacter ginsenosidimutans, a single genomic window includes:
- a CDS encoding NADH-quinone oxidoreductase subunit NuoK — MILSLYLILAAGLFAVGLYGLLSQQSIVMIMMGIELAINGVIVAAAAVWYFIVPGSPDAQTVVLVAMTAMAVEMGMGFAVTTAIFRARDVDMVDSASDLKG; from the coding sequence ATGATCCTTTCGCTGTATCTGATCCTGGCGGCCGGCTTGTTCGCGGTGGGCCTGTACGGGCTGCTCAGCCAGCAGTCGATCGTGATGATCATGATGGGGATCGAGCTCGCCATCAACGGCGTCATCGTCGCGGCGGCCGCCGTCTGGTACTTCATCGTGCCAGGCAGTCCCGACGCGCAGACGGTGGTGCTCGTCGCGATGACCGCGATGGCCGTCGAAATGGGTATGGGCTTCGCGGTGACCACCGCCATCTTCCGCGCCAGAGACGTGGACATGGTCGACTCGGCATCCGACCTGAAGGGATGA
- a CDS encoding heavy-metal-associated domain-containing protein, translating into MSTTEYAVTGMTCTHCEMSVREEVEQIPGVEQIEVSAATGRLVVTGADAIDDAQVLGAVEEAGYTAVRV; encoded by the coding sequence ATGTCGACGACGGAATACGCCGTGACCGGGATGACGTGCACACACTGTGAGATGTCGGTGCGCGAAGAGGTCGAGCAGATCCCTGGCGTGGAGCAGATCGAGGTGTCGGCTGCGACCGGCCGGCTCGTGGTGACCGGCGCGGATGCGATCGACGATGCCCAGGTTCTGGGCGCGGTCGAGGAGGCCGGTTATACCGCGGTGCGCGTCTGA
- a CDS encoding cation diffusion facilitator family transporter: MRAQTQPGKPHQHSHGAAPGADSQLLVIALALIVSFMIVEVVVAIIAGSLALLSDAGHMLTDAAAIAGSLIAIRLAARPTSANWTFGFKRAEILSAAVNGITLVVISAVVAIEAIRRLFQPPPVEGGPVLIVALLGVAVNLVTVWVLAKANRSSLNIEGSFQHILTDLYGFIATVIAGFVILFTEFTRADAIASLIVVVLMLRAAWGLLRDSGRILLEGVPEGVDLSEIRAHLMRPEHVVDVHDLHLWTVTSDLPALSAHVILSDDCFYDGHAPKVLDELQECLAGHFDVEHSTFQFEPADHTAHEHGADHR, from the coding sequence GTGAGGGCACAGACGCAACCGGGCAAGCCACACCAGCATTCGCACGGGGCCGCGCCGGGTGCGGATTCCCAGCTTCTTGTCATCGCGCTGGCGTTGATCGTGAGCTTCATGATCGTCGAGGTCGTCGTCGCGATCATCGCCGGCTCGCTGGCGCTACTCTCCGATGCCGGACACATGCTCACTGACGCTGCGGCGATCGCCGGCTCGCTGATCGCGATACGACTGGCGGCGCGGCCGACCAGCGCGAACTGGACCTTCGGGTTCAAACGCGCGGAGATCCTCTCGGCCGCCGTGAACGGCATCACCCTGGTCGTGATCAGCGCCGTGGTGGCGATCGAGGCGATCCGCCGGTTGTTTCAACCACCGCCGGTGGAGGGCGGCCCTGTGCTGATCGTGGCCCTGCTCGGTGTCGCGGTGAACCTGGTCACCGTGTGGGTGCTGGCCAAAGCGAACCGGAGCAGCCTGAATATCGAAGGCTCGTTCCAGCACATCCTCACCGATCTCTACGGCTTCATCGCCACCGTCATCGCGGGATTCGTGATCCTCTTCACCGAATTTACGCGCGCAGATGCGATCGCGTCTTTGATCGTTGTCGTGCTCATGCTGCGTGCGGCATGGGGCCTCCTGCGCGACTCCGGACGCATTCTGCTGGAAGGCGTTCCCGAGGGCGTCGACCTGAGCGAGATCCGTGCGCATCTGATGCGGCCGGAGCATGTGGTGGATGTTCACGATCTGCATCTGTGGACCGTGACCTCAGACCTTCCCGCCCTCTCGGCCCATGTCATCCTCTCCGACGACTGCTTCTACGACGGACACGCGCCGAAGGTGCTCGACGAATTGCAGGAGTGCCTGGCCGGGCATTTCGATGTGGAACACAGCACGTTCCAGTTCGAGCCGGCCGACCATACCGCTCACGAACACGGAGCCGACCACCGATGA
- a CDS encoding cation transporter yields MTNHTDTTTEARTVVLRRRIRWIVAVTITYNAIEAIIAITVGAGASSAALVGFGLDSIVEVLSAAVIAWQFAAPDPETREKTALRLIALAFFALAVYVTIDAALALLGIITAEHSLIGIILTALSLAIMPFLSFAERRAGRELGSASAVADSKQTLICSYLSAAVLLGLLLNALFGWRWADPVAALVVVGFAVREGVEAWKGDTCTVPVSAFTGEQSSPGRGPIQPVVR; encoded by the coding sequence ATGACCAACCACACCGACACCACTACTGAGGCACGGACCGTCGTGCTTCGTCGCCGGATCCGATGGATCGTCGCCGTCACCATCACGTACAACGCGATCGAAGCGATCATTGCGATCACGGTCGGTGCCGGCGCGTCCTCGGCGGCTCTAGTCGGATTCGGGCTGGACTCCATTGTGGAGGTCCTCTCTGCAGCCGTCATCGCGTGGCAGTTCGCCGCGCCGGACCCGGAAACGCGAGAGAAGACCGCCCTGCGACTGATCGCACTGGCGTTCTTCGCACTCGCCGTCTACGTCACGATCGACGCCGCACTCGCGCTGCTAGGAATCATCACCGCCGAACACAGTCTGATCGGGATCATCCTGACCGCACTAAGCCTCGCGATCATGCCGTTCCTCAGCTTTGCCGAACGCCGCGCGGGACGGGAGCTCGGATCTGCGTCCGCGGTCGCCGACTCCAAACAGACCCTGATCTGCTCCTATCTCTCCGCGGCCGTCCTGCTCGGCCTTCTGCTCAACGCCCTCTTCGGGTGGAGATGGGCCGATCCGGTCGCCGCCCTGGTTGTTGTCGGCTTCGCCGTGCGCGAAGGTGTAGAAGCGTGGAAAGGCGATACCTGCACCGTTCCCGTCTCCGCCTTCACCGGGGAGCAAAGTAGCCCCGGGAGGGGCCCGATTCAGCCTGTTGTGCGGTGA
- a CDS encoding heavy metal translocating P-type ATPase, which yields MTTSDVHPAVPGSSIELEIGGMTCASCAMRIERKLNKLDGVVATVNYATEKARVNVPQGFDPSALIGEIEKTGYTATLPVAEPTEDAEEAPDAELVSLRQRLIGSIVLAVPVIALAMIPALQFTYWQWLSLTLAAPVIVWAAWPFHKAALTNLRHGAATMDTLVSVGTIAAFVWSLYALFFGTAGMPGMRHGFDFSAAPTSGAGNIYLEVASGVTMFVLAGRYFERRSKRRAGAALRALLELGAKDVSVLRAGVETRIPIGQLAAGDEFVVRPGEKIAADGVVVDGTSAVDASMLTGESIPVEVAVADPVVGGTVNVGGRLTVRATKVGSDTQLAQMAKLVEDAQSGKAEVQRLADKISGIFVPIVISVAIVTLGAWLLAAFPAEMAFTAAVAVLIIACPCALGLATPTALLVGTGRGAQLGILIKGPEVLESTRKVDTIVLDKTGTVTTGKMTLLGIHPAEGVDERELLRIAGAVEDGSEHPIAQAIAKGATQRVGALPAPESFVNIEGRGVQGIVDGHLVLVGRATLLIEWSISEDPALLAAKSEAEAAGQTAVVVAWDGKARGVLVVADAVKNTSAEAIAQLKALGLTPVLLTGDNSTVAHHVAQQVGIDQVIAEVLPQDKVEVITRLQADARVVAMVGDGVNDAAALAQADLGLAMGTGTDVAIEAADLTLVRGDLRSAADAIRLARRTLGTIKGNLFWAFAYNIAAIPLAAFGLLNPMFAGAAMAFSSIFVVSNSLRLRRFRSHATAADALGSRTTASRTLQNA from the coding sequence ATGACGACGTCCGACGTTCACCCGGCGGTGCCCGGTTCGAGCATCGAGCTCGAGATCGGCGGCATGACGTGTGCGTCGTGTGCGATGCGCATCGAGAGGAAGCTGAACAAGCTCGATGGCGTGGTGGCGACGGTGAACTACGCGACCGAGAAGGCGCGCGTGAACGTACCGCAGGGCTTCGATCCAAGCGCGCTGATCGGGGAGATCGAGAAGACCGGGTACACGGCGACGCTCCCGGTGGCCGAGCCGACCGAAGACGCCGAAGAGGCACCGGATGCAGAACTGGTCTCGCTGCGGCAGCGCCTGATCGGCAGCATCGTGCTGGCCGTACCGGTGATCGCACTGGCGATGATTCCGGCGCTGCAGTTCACGTACTGGCAGTGGCTGTCGCTGACCCTGGCCGCGCCGGTCATCGTCTGGGCGGCGTGGCCGTTCCACAAGGCAGCGCTGACCAACCTGCGGCACGGTGCGGCCACGATGGACACGCTGGTGTCGGTCGGCACGATCGCGGCTTTCGTCTGGTCTTTGTATGCGCTGTTCTTCGGAACGGCCGGGATGCCTGGGATGCGGCACGGTTTCGACTTCTCGGCCGCGCCCACCAGCGGGGCGGGGAACATCTACCTGGAGGTCGCTTCCGGCGTCACGATGTTCGTGCTGGCGGGACGCTACTTCGAGAGGCGCTCGAAGCGTCGAGCCGGCGCTGCCCTGCGGGCGCTGCTGGAGCTCGGTGCGAAGGACGTCTCGGTTCTCCGCGCGGGGGTCGAGACCCGCATCCCGATCGGACAGTTGGCTGCGGGCGATGAATTCGTCGTGCGGCCGGGTGAGAAGATCGCCGCGGACGGCGTCGTCGTCGATGGCACGAGCGCTGTGGACGCGTCGATGCTCACGGGCGAGTCGATTCCGGTCGAGGTCGCTGTCGCTGACCCCGTTGTGGGCGGGACGGTGAACGTCGGCGGCCGCCTGACCGTGCGAGCGACCAAGGTGGGCTCGGATACGCAGTTGGCCCAGATGGCCAAGCTCGTGGAGGATGCCCAGTCCGGCAAAGCCGAGGTGCAGCGCCTGGCCGACAAGATCTCCGGCATTTTCGTGCCCATCGTGATCAGTGTCGCCATCGTCACGCTCGGCGCCTGGCTGCTCGCCGCGTTCCCCGCGGAGATGGCGTTCACAGCGGCCGTGGCGGTGCTCATCATCGCCTGCCCGTGTGCACTCGGACTGGCCACCCCGACCGCGCTACTGGTCGGCACGGGGCGCGGCGCGCAGCTCGGCATCCTGATCAAGGGCCCTGAGGTGCTGGAATCCACCCGCAAGGTGGACACGATCGTGCTCGACAAGACCGGCACCGTCACAACCGGGAAGATGACGCTGCTGGGCATCCACCCAGCGGAAGGCGTCGACGAACGGGAGCTGCTCAGAATCGCCGGGGCTGTCGAGGATGGCTCCGAGCACCCGATCGCGCAGGCGATCGCGAAGGGTGCGACGCAACGCGTCGGAGCACTTCCCGCACCTGAGTCGTTCGTGAACATCGAAGGACGTGGCGTGCAGGGCATCGTCGACGGGCACCTCGTGCTTGTCGGCCGTGCCACGCTGCTGATCGAATGGTCGATCTCAGAGGACCCGGCACTGCTGGCAGCGAAGTCGGAGGCCGAAGCCGCAGGTCAAACAGCGGTCGTGGTGGCCTGGGACGGCAAGGCACGAGGCGTGCTGGTCGTGGCGGATGCCGTGAAGAACACCAGTGCGGAAGCAATCGCCCAGCTCAAGGCCCTAGGGCTGACCCCGGTGCTTCTCACCGGCGACAATTCGACGGTGGCCCACCACGTCGCGCAGCAGGTCGGCATCGACCAAGTCATTGCGGAGGTACTGCCCCAGGACAAGGTCGAGGTCATCACCAGGCTGCAAGCCGACGCCCGGGTCGTGGCGATGGTCGGCGACGGAGTGAACGATGCTGCGGCCCTCGCGCAGGCCGACCTGGGGCTCGCGATGGGCACCGGCACCGATGTCGCCATCGAAGCGGCAGACCTCACCCTGGTACGAGGTGACCTGCGCTCGGCAGCCGATGCGATCCGGCTCGCCCGGCGCACCCTGGGCACGATCAAGGGCAACCTGTTCTGGGCGTTCGCGTACAACATCGCCGCCATCCCACTCGCCGCGTTCGGGCTGCTGAACCCGATGTTCGCCGGTGCCGCGATGGCATTCTCCAGCATCTTCGTGGTCAGCAACAGCCTCCGGCTACGCCGATTCCGATCCCACGCGACCGCCGCTGACGCGCTCGGCAGCCGCACGACCGCATCCCGAACTCTTCAGAACGCCTGA
- a CDS encoding DF family (seleno)protein, producing MKIEVLHIDECPNWEHAGDRIREALAQLGDTASVVENRLLRTSEDAAAVPFSGSPTILVDGEDLFPTSRRTSDLACRIYATPDGLAGVPTVEQIVEAIRVR from the coding sequence ATGAAGATCGAAGTTCTTCATATCGATGAGTGCCCGAACTGGGAGCATGCCGGTGATCGGATTCGTGAGGCGCTGGCGCAGCTCGGTGACACCGCTTCTGTGGTGGAGAATCGGCTCCTTCGTACTTCCGAGGATGCGGCTGCGGTGCCGTTTTCTGGGTCACCCACGATCCTGGTCGACGGCGAAGATCTCTTCCCCACCAGTCGACGAACCTCGGACCTGGCCTGCCGGATCTACGCCACTCCTGATGGGCTGGCCGGGGTACCCACGGTTGAACAAATCGTGGAGGCGATTCGCGTCCGATGA
- a CDS encoding YHS domain-containing protein — translation MTDHHHAHGSHDHGSHGHQHTQPADEKTLLGPSNAELAECPVMKGSIVVKTEAEAAGLYRDYEGTRYWFCCAGCLPDFDADPARYAAA, via the coding sequence ATGACCGACCACCACCACGCCCACGGTTCGCACGACCACGGTTCGCACGGCCACCAGCACACTCAGCCCGCCGACGAGAAGACGCTGCTCGGGCCATCGAACGCGGAACTCGCCGAGTGCCCGGTGATGAAGGGAAGCATCGTCGTCAAGACCGAGGCGGAGGCTGCCGGCCTCTACCGCGACTACGAGGGGACCCGCTACTGGTTCTGCTGCGCCGGATGCCTCCCCGACTTCGACGCCGACCCCGCGAGGTACGCAGCCGCGTAG
- a CDS encoding phosphatase PAP2 family protein has translation MSTPAPTVTSHARTQVNGILRPSQHPVAILVTAAITIVVLTGIGFVLTSHPIDLALSKALNISHAGSMARLTNVVYQLFSPIPAILITVVATGVIWALSRQLRVAAAFAGVVAATWIPSDLIKLAVHRPRPDIHLMTHPFYPVQVDPSHPSGHTAFVTAFVVAVIFVLRGTRWLPLGAVLGAILVIVVAVSLSIDAVHYPTDVLASILWSLAVAPAARLIWADWLMPRIPLLREPAPPTLRS, from the coding sequence ATGTCCACTCCCGCCCCCACGGTGACGAGCCATGCCCGCACCCAAGTGAACGGAATCCTGCGCCCTTCGCAACATCCGGTGGCCATCCTGGTCACAGCAGCGATAACGATCGTCGTCCTCACCGGCATCGGATTCGTGCTGACCTCCCATCCGATCGACCTGGCACTGTCAAAGGCGCTGAACATATCGCACGCCGGGTCCATGGCCCGCCTGACCAACGTCGTCTACCAACTGTTCAGCCCGATCCCCGCGATACTCATCACCGTCGTAGCCACCGGCGTGATCTGGGCACTCAGCAGGCAACTCCGCGTCGCGGCAGCGTTCGCCGGGGTTGTCGCCGCAACGTGGATCCCGTCCGACCTGATCAAGCTCGCAGTGCACCGGCCCCGACCCGACATACACCTGATGACGCACCCGTTCTACCCCGTCCAGGTCGACCCGTCCCACCCCAGCGGGCACACCGCGTTCGTCACCGCATTCGTCGTCGCCGTGATCTTCGTGCTCCGCGGCACACGATGGCTGCCACTCGGCGCCGTGCTCGGAGCCATCCTCGTCATCGTGGTCGCCGTGTCGCTCTCGATCGACGCCGTGCACTACCCGACCGACGTTCTCGCCTCCATCCTCTGGTCGCTGGCCGTAGCCCCCGCAGCGCGGCTCATCTGGGCCGACTGGCTCATGCCACGAATCCCACTCCTCCGGGAACCCGCACCTCCCACGCTGCGGTCATAG
- a CDS encoding ArsR/SmtB family transcription factor — METAVEATGEQVDECDLKLVDPGKVSWVAEALPSTDTVTDLADVFSLLGDPGRLRILMSLLSGGEMCVCDLAATTTMSESSVSHALRLLRAHRVVSVSRRGRMAYYRLDDAHVRMLLDLGLTHTGHTVAIHPERGEQADA, encoded by the coding sequence GTGGAGACCGCGGTGGAAGCAACCGGTGAGCAGGTAGATGAGTGCGACCTGAAGCTTGTCGACCCGGGGAAGGTGTCCTGGGTGGCCGAGGCGCTTCCTTCCACGGACACCGTGACGGACTTGGCGGATGTCTTCTCTCTGCTCGGCGACCCCGGCAGGCTGCGCATCCTGATGTCGCTGCTGAGCGGTGGCGAGATGTGCGTGTGCGATCTTGCCGCGACCACGACGATGAGTGAGAGCTCGGTCAGCCATGCGCTGCGCCTGTTGCGTGCGCACCGTGTGGTGTCCGTATCGCGGCGGGGACGGATGGCCTACTACCGTCTGGATGACGCGCACGTTCGCATGCTTCTCGACCTCGGGCTCACGCACACCGGTCACACGGTGGCAATCCACCCGGAGCGCGGTGAGCAGGCGGACGCGTGA
- a CDS encoding NADH-quinone oxidoreductase subunit N produces MQSGQEIDLTAFVPEIAIAVTAVLGLLAGSWLPRYRQWVVRALALLGILVAVIATIISMTRAPEATAAGSYTIDVSLNAARLAILVGTAIVIGLASGSIAAAKRESEFHVLLLLAALGTIVLAGATDLLVLAAGYLLASVPLYALVGFAKDRLGTEATLKYYLMGALFGLLLLAGVVLLLATGGSTVYSELSRSLPRGPTAVVATGMLMLTAGLLFKAGSVPAHFWVPDAIDGATPPIAAFIATVPKIGALVALFRISTDAFANVPLDWSLMLALLAAATMTLGNLAAFFQRTVRRLLAYSTISQVGYLMMIIAAYGHPTRALPSLLYYLLAYTVTNLGAFAVVAAFASRRGVDDYRGLFRRHRWVALSLIVCLLGLVGTPPTAVFVGKLTAFTAALDAGMGWLVILAAANTVASVFYYLRWIFVLFQRDHVGPEASEPSGPTGMPRTEAASIILAVALGVTSVVVGLVANPVLELLSSSK; encoded by the coding sequence ATGCAGTCCGGGCAGGAGATCGACCTGACCGCATTCGTGCCCGAGATCGCGATCGCCGTGACGGCGGTCCTCGGCCTTCTGGCCGGCAGCTGGCTGCCCCGATACCGGCAGTGGGTAGTCCGGGCGCTCGCGCTGCTGGGCATCCTGGTCGCCGTGATCGCCACGATCATCTCGATGACGCGGGCGCCGGAGGCCACCGCTGCGGGAAGCTACACGATCGACGTGTCGCTGAATGCTGCACGCCTCGCCATTCTTGTCGGTACCGCGATCGTGATCGGGCTCGCGTCCGGCTCGATTGCCGCTGCAAAGCGGGAGTCCGAGTTCCACGTGCTGTTGCTGCTCGCCGCGCTGGGCACCATCGTGCTGGCCGGCGCCACCGACCTGCTGGTACTCGCCGCCGGATACCTGCTGGCCAGTGTTCCGCTCTACGCGCTGGTTGGATTCGCCAAGGACCGCCTGGGCACCGAGGCGACGCTCAAGTACTACCTTATGGGTGCTCTGTTCGGTCTGCTGCTACTGGCCGGTGTCGTGCTGTTGCTGGCGACCGGCGGCAGCACGGTCTACAGCGAGCTCAGTCGAAGCCTGCCGCGTGGTCCGACGGCAGTCGTCGCGACCGGGATGCTCATGTTGACCGCCGGCCTGCTGTTCAAGGCGGGTTCGGTTCCCGCCCATTTCTGGGTGCCCGATGCGATCGACGGCGCGACACCACCGATCGCGGCGTTCATCGCCACCGTGCCGAAGATCGGCGCCCTCGTCGCGTTGTTCCGCATCAGCACGGATGCCTTCGCGAACGTGCCGCTGGACTGGTCGCTCATGCTCGCGCTTCTGGCCGCGGCCACGATGACGCTCGGCAATCTGGCAGCCTTCTTCCAACGCACCGTCCGGAGGCTGCTGGCGTATTCGACGATCAGTCAAGTCGGCTACCTCATGATGATCATTGCGGCGTACGGTCATCCCACTCGGGCGCTTCCGAGCCTTCTCTACTACCTGCTCGCCTACACCGTCACCAACCTGGGCGCGTTCGCAGTAGTCGCCGCATTCGCCTCGCGACGCGGCGTCGACGACTACCGTGGCCTATTCCGGCGACATCGCTGGGTGGCGCTCAGCCTGATCGTCTGCCTACTCGGACTGGTCGGAACGCCGCCGACCGCGGTGTTCGTCGGCAAGCTGACCGCCTTCACAGCAGCCTTGGACGCCGGAATGGGTTGGCTCGTAATACTCGCGGCAGCCAACACCGTGGCCAGTGTCTTCTACTACCTGCGGTGGATCTTCGTCCTGTTCCAACGAGATCACGTTGGCCCCGAGGCTTCGGAACCCTCAGGGCCGACGGGGATGCCACGAACGGAAGCCGCAAGCATCATCCTCGCCGTGGCTCTGGGTGTGACCTCCGTCGTGGTTGGACTCGTCGCCAACCCGGTTCTGGAGCTGCTGAGCAGCTCCAAGTGA
- a CDS encoding NADH-quinone oxidoreductase subunit J: protein MDAIAFGVCSVGSIAAGITVFRVASMARATFALLASFVLAAVPILLLGLTYLGVLVILMMVMEMMIMVVFMLMYMMNPAGLMPMKMVHNNRVSTIVAAVVFVVLAVGATVTPWPHGGRRSNADPTKALGLDVMGPHMLVMVIIGLVLFATMVSAIVLASARGRYDRYGDDLRVRPPQDPVQGGLGGRRRGGLQR, encoded by the coding sequence ATGGATGCGATTGCCTTCGGGGTGTGCTCGGTAGGATCCATTGCCGCGGGCATCACGGTGTTCCGTGTCGCTTCGATGGCACGGGCCACGTTCGCACTGCTCGCCTCGTTCGTGCTGGCAGCGGTCCCGATTCTGTTGCTGGGCCTGACCTACCTCGGTGTGCTGGTCATCCTGATGATGGTCATGGAGATGATGATCATGGTCGTCTTCATGCTCATGTACATGATGAACCCTGCCGGCCTGATGCCGATGAAGATGGTGCACAACAACCGTGTCTCGACGATCGTCGCTGCCGTAGTGTTCGTGGTTCTCGCGGTCGGCGCAACGGTCACGCCATGGCCGCACGGGGGACGACGCTCGAACGCCGATCCGACGAAGGCCCTGGGGCTGGATGTGATGGGCCCGCACATGCTCGTCATGGTGATCATCGGGCTCGTGCTCTTCGCGACGATGGTTTCCGCGATCGTCCTCGCTTCGGCCCGTGGACGATACGACAGGTATGGCGATGATCTGCGTGTCCGACCGCCGCAAGACCCCGTTCAAGGCGGACTCGGCGGTCGCCGGCGAGGCGGGCTGCAACGATGA
- a CDS encoding zf-TFIIB domain-containing protein yields the protein MNCPIDGTPLALSERNGIEIDYCPQCRGVWLDRGELDKILERADSAYPARTVQQPRYDDGYRGGDHHGGSRENYGKRRRGGWLGELFD from the coding sequence ATGAACTGCCCGATCGATGGAACTCCGCTGGCGCTGTCCGAGCGTAACGGCATCGAAATCGACTATTGCCCTCAGTGCCGCGGCGTCTGGCTGGACCGTGGCGAACTCGACAAGATTCTCGAGCGAGCCGACTCCGCGTACCCCGCGCGCACGGTGCAGCAGCCCCGTTATGACGACGGATACCGCGGTGGCGATCATCACGGGGGCAGTCGTGAAAACTACGGCAAGCGCCGTCGAGGCGGCTGGCTTGGCGAACTCTTCGACTAG
- a CDS encoding complex I subunit 4 family protein, with amino-acid sequence MTVLSIIVFLPAIVAALLLFVPRKRVRLFPWIWVATSAVDLALIIVAWTGYIVGTGTGFGYEENVRWLPMLGSGYHIAVDGFSLPIVALTGVLFLACAVYSLREQRRTRSWVILFLFLQTVSLGLFVSLDLLVFFVFFDLSIVAMYFIIAGWGHPGAARAALQFFLYTFVGSLALLLGFIGLYLASTPHTFDMVQLVHQDPLKGDPVVAGIILFAISLGLAVKTPTVPFHTWLPPAHTEAPTAGSVILAGILLKMGTYGFVRIAMPILPQAWRDYALVFVIVGVVSVLYGALVALAQTNLKRMIAYTSVNHMGYIILGLGAAGLATGSNVQASALAVSGAVTQMVSHGLLTGALFLLAGVLYARGGTYDIGAYGGLAKTVPVFTGLMAVAVFGSLGLPGFSGFIAEFQIFTGSLGSAPVPTALSVIGIVITAALLLRMFQRIFLGAGQRSHDEAPPAPPKHP; translated from the coding sequence GTGACCGTGCTCTCGATCATCGTGTTCCTGCCCGCGATCGTCGCGGCGCTTCTGCTGTTCGTGCCCCGAAAGCGCGTTCGGCTCTTCCCGTGGATCTGGGTTGCGACCTCGGCCGTCGACCTGGCGCTGATCATCGTGGCGTGGACCGGCTACATCGTCGGCACAGGCACGGGCTTCGGCTACGAAGAGAACGTCCGGTGGCTGCCGATGCTGGGCTCGGGATACCACATCGCGGTCGACGGCTTCTCACTGCCCATAGTTGCGCTCACCGGAGTGCTTTTCCTGGCCTGCGCGGTCTACTCGCTGCGCGAGCAGCGGCGCACACGCTCCTGGGTGATCCTCTTCCTCTTCCTGCAGACCGTGTCGCTGGGCCTGTTCGTCTCTCTCGACCTGCTGGTGTTCTTCGTCTTTTTCGACCTCTCGATCGTGGCGATGTACTTCATCATCGCCGGCTGGGGTCATCCCGGTGCGGCGCGCGCGGCTCTGCAGTTCTTCCTCTACACGTTCGTCGGCTCGCTTGCACTGCTGCTGGGTTTCATCGGGTTGTACCTGGCGAGCACCCCACACACGTTCGACATGGTGCAACTCGTGCACCAGGATCCGTTGAAGGGCGATCCCGTGGTCGCGGGAATCATCCTGTTCGCCATCAGCCTCGGCTTGGCCGTCAAGACCCCGACCGTGCCGTTCCATACCTGGTTGCCCCCGGCGCACACCGAGGCGCCCACTGCCGGCTCGGTGATCCTGGCCGGAATCCTGCTGAAGATGGGCACCTACGGCTTCGTGCGGATCGCGATGCCGATCCTGCCGCAGGCGTGGCGCGACTACGCCTTGGTCTTCGTGATCGTCGGTGTGGTCTCGGTGCTGTACGGCGCGCTGGTCGCTCTGGCGCAGACGAACCTGAAACGGATGATCGCCTACACCTCCGTCAACCACATGGGATACATCATCCTCGGGCTCGGGGCCGCGGGACTGGCAACCGGGTCCAACGTGCAAGCATCCGCCCTCGCGGTCAGTGGGGCGGTGACCCAGATGGTCAGCCACGGGCTCCTCACCGGCGCGCTTTTCCTACTCGCCGGAGTTCTGTATGCCCGTGGCGGCACGTACGACATCGGTGCATACGGGGGCTTGGCGAAAACTGTGCCGGTCTTCACCGGCTTGATGGCGGTGGCCGTGTTCGGGTCGCTCGGTCTGCCCGGGTTCTCCGGATTCATCGCCGAGTTCCAGATCTTCACCGGCAGCCTGGGCTCCGCGCCGGTTCCGACGGCTCTGTCCGTGATCGGGATCGTCATCACCGCGGCGCTTCTGCTCCGCATGTTCCAGCGCATCTTCTTGGGCGCGGGCCAGCGATCACATGACGAAGCACCTCCCGCCCCCCCCAAGCATCCATGA